One window of the Bradyrhizobium sp. NP1 genome contains the following:
- the htpG gene encoding molecular chaperone HtpG, producing the protein MTTVDTAPQSQPFQAEVSQLLHLMVHSVYSETEIFLRELISNASDACDKLRYEAIAKPELIADGEPPKITIRPDKKQGTLTIADTGIGMDRQELIDNLGTIARSGTRAFMARLAEAKDGSGLIGQFGVGFYSAFMVADRITVISRRAGSDQAWTWSSSGGEGFEVAPASEEDAKRVGRGTEIVLHLKEDAKKYLEAYEIERIVAAYSDNIQFPILLVPEEGEPRQINSASALWQRPKSELTPEDYAKAYKSIAHAFDEPAMTLHYRAEGRYSYAVLLFAPSAKPFDLFEPARKGKVKLYVRRVFITDDADLLPAYLRFMRGVIDSEDLPLNISREMLQNNPQLVQIRKAVASRVIGELETLADKDAESFNKIWDAFGPVIKEGIYEDFERRDKLLALSRFSTTTGEKRSLKQYVADFKPNQTEIYFLVGDSIERLKSNPRLEAAAARGIEVLLLTDPVDAFWTSVPLEFEGKKLKSLSQGDLDLDLVPLVDDKAEKSEPAADETATIAVIKASLGDRVSDVRASTRLTTSASCLVAGSHGPDRELERLLSQQNRGERSRPILEINLRHPLVAAIASAGGEASAADDLSLLLLEQAQILDGELPDDPAGFAARLNRLVLKGIG; encoded by the coding sequence ATGACGACTGTCGATACCGCTCCCCAATCCCAGCCGTTCCAGGCCGAGGTTTCCCAGCTGCTGCACCTGATGGTGCACTCGGTCTATTCCGAGACCGAGATTTTCCTGCGTGAACTGATCTCGAACGCCTCGGATGCCTGCGACAAGCTGCGCTACGAGGCGATCGCAAAACCCGAGCTGATCGCCGACGGCGAGCCGCCGAAGATCACGATCAGGCCGGACAAGAAGCAGGGCACGCTCACCATCGCCGACACCGGCATCGGCATGGACCGCCAGGAGCTGATCGACAATCTCGGCACCATCGCCCGCTCCGGCACCAGGGCCTTCATGGCGCGGCTCGCGGAAGCCAAGGACGGCTCCGGCCTGATCGGACAGTTCGGCGTCGGCTTCTACTCCGCCTTCATGGTGGCGGACAGGATCACCGTCATCAGCCGCCGCGCCGGTTCCGATCAAGCGTGGACCTGGTCGTCCTCGGGCGGTGAAGGTTTCGAGGTCGCTCCGGCAAGCGAGGAAGACGCCAAACGCGTCGGTCGCGGCACCGAGATCGTGCTCCACCTGAAGGAGGACGCCAAGAAATATCTCGAGGCCTACGAGATCGAGCGCATCGTCGCTGCCTATTCCGACAACATCCAGTTTCCGATCCTGCTGGTGCCGGAGGAGGGCGAGCCGCGCCAGATCAATTCGGCCAGCGCGCTGTGGCAGCGCCCGAAATCCGAGCTGACGCCGGAAGACTATGCGAAAGCCTACAAGTCGATCGCGCATGCCTTCGACGAGCCGGCGATGACGCTGCATTACCGCGCCGAGGGCCGCTATTCCTACGCGGTGCTGCTGTTCGCGCCCTCGGCAAAACCGTTCGACCTGTTCGAGCCGGCGCGCAAGGGCAAGGTCAAGCTCTATGTGCGACGGGTGTTCATCACCGACGACGCCGATCTCCTGCCGGCCTATCTGCGCTTCATGCGTGGCGTCATCGACAGCGAGGATCTGCCGCTCAACATCTCGCGCGAGATGCTGCAGAACAACCCGCAGCTCGTGCAGATCAGGAAGGCGGTGGCAAGCCGTGTGATCGGCGAGCTGGAGACGCTGGCTGACAAGGACGCGGAGAGCTTCAACAAGATCTGGGACGCCTTCGGTCCCGTGATCAAGGAAGGCATCTACGAGGACTTCGAGCGCCGCGACAAACTGCTCGCGCTGTCGCGCTTCTCGACGACCACAGGCGAGAAGCGCTCGCTCAAGCAATATGTCGCGGACTTCAAGCCCAACCAGACCGAGATCTATTTTCTGGTCGGCGATTCCATCGAGCGGCTGAAGTCGAACCCCCGGCTCGAGGCGGCGGCTGCGCGCGGCATCGAGGTGCTGCTGCTCACCGATCCCGTCGATGCGTTCTGGACCTCGGTGCCGCTGGAATTCGAGGGCAAGAAGCTGAAGTCGCTGAGCCAGGGCGATCTCGACCTCGACCTCGTTCCGCTGGTCGACGACAAGGCCGAAAAAAGCGAGCCCGCGGCCGACGAGACCGCAACGATCGCGGTGATCAAGGCAAGCCTGGGCGACCGCGTCTCCGACGTGCGCGCCTCGACGCGTCTCACCACCAGCGCGTCCTGCCTCGTCGCCGGCAGCCATGGTCCCGATCGCGAGCTGGAGCGGCTCTTGTCGCAGCAGAACCGCGGAGAGCGCAGTAGGCCGATTCTCGAGATCAACCTGCGCCATCCGCTGGTCGCGGCGATCGCCAGCGCCGGCGGCGAAGCCAGCGCGGCCGACGATCTGTCGTTGCTGCTGCTCGAGCAGGCGCAGATTCTCGATGGCGAGCTGCCGGACGATCCCGCGGGCTTCGCCGCACGGCTCAACCGGCTGGTGCTGAAGGGGATCGGCTAA
- a CDS encoding tripartite tricarboxylate transporter substrate binding protein, whose protein sequence is MISRRTLLRSAALTGAALVGARIPFARASLSYPTHPVRWVVPYAAGGATDVLSRLLCQRLSERLEQPFVVENKPGAGSNIGTQAVIASPPDGYTLLLTSTANAINASFDPQLPFDFAKGIAPVAGVARIPLVLVVNNDLPVQNLKEFIAYARANPNRLSIASSGIGTSLHLSGELFKAMAGVQFTHVPYRGSAPGLTDVMSGQIQGMFDNVTSSFELVRAGKLRALGVTTRERSAILPDVPPIADVLAGYETSSFYGVGAPHDTSRDIVDLLNREINAALADATIDRRVAELGAVALHGDAAAFGTMLAGETERWRKVVELSGQRKE, encoded by the coding sequence ATGATCAGCAGGCGCACCCTGCTTCGCTCGGCAGCCCTGACCGGCGCGGCGCTGGTCGGCGCTCGCATCCCGTTCGCGCGGGCCAGCCTTTCCTACCCCACGCATCCCGTGCGCTGGGTCGTCCCTTACGCGGCCGGCGGCGCCACCGACGTGCTCTCCCGCCTGCTCTGCCAGCGCCTGTCGGAGCGGCTGGAGCAGCCCTTCGTGGTGGAGAACAAGCCCGGCGCGGGCAGCAATATCGGGACGCAGGCGGTGATCGCCTCGCCGCCGGACGGCTACACGCTGCTCCTGACCTCGACCGCGAACGCGATCAACGCCTCCTTTGATCCGCAGCTTCCGTTCGACTTCGCCAAGGGCATCGCGCCGGTCGCGGGCGTGGCGCGCATCCCGCTGGTGCTGGTCGTCAACAACGACCTGCCGGTACAGAACCTCAAGGAATTCATCGCCTACGCCAGGGCCAACCCGAACAGGCTCTCGATCGCCTCGTCAGGGATCGGCACCTCGCTGCATCTGTCCGGCGAGTTGTTCAAGGCGATGGCGGGCGTGCAGTTCACCCATGTGCCCTATCGCGGCTCGGCGCCGGGCCTGACCGACGTGATGAGCGGCCAGATCCAGGGCATGTTCGACAACGTCACGTCGTCGTTCGAGCTGGTACGCGCCGGCAAGCTGCGCGCGCTCGGCGTGACCACGCGCGAGCGCTCCGCGATCCTGCCCGACGTGCCGCCGATCGCAGACGTGCTGGCGGGCTATGAGACGAGCTCGTTCTACGGTGTCGGCGCGCCGCATGACACCTCGCGCGACATCGTCGATCTCCTGAACCGCGAGATCAACGCCGCGCTCGCCGATGCCACGATCGACCGCCGTGTGGCCGAGCTCGGCGCGGTGGCGCTGCATGGCGATGCCGCCGCGTTCGGCACGATGCTGGCGGGCGAAACCGAGCGCTGGCGCAAGGTCGTGGAGCTCTCCGGCCAGCGCAAGGAATAG
- a CDS encoding long-chain-acyl-CoA synthetase has product MQSATKAIDRAANAPSRGKPSAAKSWLKAIEFTARFEAGPSRLFSDIVAEWAQRQPDRPALISDGETFDYRTLAARVNQYARWALSLGIKRGGTVCLIMPSRPDYVAAWLGISRIGGVVALINTRLVGPSLAHCINVANADHVIVDRDLLDTLEMARPHLARAPSVWIHGGERSIEPALAMLDGGALSASERGDVTINDRALLIYTSGTTGLPKAASVSHRRILNWGGWFAGLTDASPDDRLYDCLPLCHSVGGVVAPCSMLFAGASVVLADRFSASRFWQDIARFDCTLFQYIGELCRYLLKAPPSEYDTRHKLRLACGNGLRGDIWEAFQARFAIPRILEFYAATEGNFSLYNVEGKVGAIGRIPALLAHRFPAAIIKVDPVRGVPLRDADGLCIACARGEVGEAIGRIGTADEGGGRFEGYTDAAETDKKILRDVQAKGDAWFRTGDLMRLDEQGFFHFVDRVGDTFRWKGENVATSEVTDAIRDCPGVVDATVYGVSVPGTDGRAGMAAIVIDDRFDLGALPGHLSRRLPDYAHPLLVRISDELDATETFKQKKHQLAREGFDLRAIGDAMFFRDPETGAYRPIDAAAHKRIVDGAIRF; this is encoded by the coding sequence ATGCAGTCAGCCACCAAAGCCATCGACCGAGCCGCGAACGCGCCTTCGCGCGGAAAGCCGTCGGCGGCGAAGAGCTGGCTGAAGGCGATCGAATTCACCGCGCGCTTCGAGGCTGGTCCGTCGCGCCTGTTCTCCGACATCGTCGCGGAATGGGCGCAGCGCCAGCCGGATCGCCCGGCGCTGATTTCCGATGGCGAGACATTCGACTACCGGACGCTGGCGGCGCGGGTCAATCAATATGCCCGCTGGGCGCTCTCGCTCGGCATCAAGCGCGGCGGCACGGTTTGCCTGATCATGCCGAGCCGGCCCGACTATGTCGCCGCCTGGCTCGGCATCAGCCGGATTGGCGGCGTGGTGGCGCTGATCAACACCCGGCTGGTCGGCCCGTCGCTGGCGCATTGCATCAACGTCGCGAACGCCGATCATGTCATCGTCGATCGCGACCTCCTCGACACCTTGGAGATGGCGCGGCCGCACCTGGCCCGCGCGCCGAGCGTCTGGATCCATGGTGGTGAGCGCTCGATCGAGCCCGCGCTCGCCATGCTGGACGGCGGCGCATTGTCGGCGTCCGAGCGCGGCGATGTCACCATCAACGATCGCGCGCTCCTGATCTATACCTCGGGCACGACGGGCCTGCCGAAGGCGGCCAGCGTCAGTCACCGCCGCATCCTGAACTGGGGTGGCTGGTTTGCCGGCCTGACCGATGCGTCACCGGACGATCGCCTGTACGACTGCCTGCCGCTCTGCCACTCCGTCGGTGGCGTGGTCGCGCCCTGCAGCATGCTGTTCGCGGGTGCTTCCGTCGTGCTCGCGGATCGCTTTTCGGCCAGCCGCTTCTGGCAGGACATCGCGCGCTTCGACTGCACGCTGTTTCAGTATATCGGCGAGCTCTGCCGCTATCTCCTGAAGGCGCCGCCGTCCGAATACGACACGCGGCACAAGCTGCGGCTCGCCTGCGGCAACGGCCTGCGCGGCGACATCTGGGAAGCCTTCCAGGCGCGCTTTGCGATCCCGCGCATCCTCGAATTCTATGCTGCGACCGAAGGCAATTTCTCGCTCTACAATGTCGAGGGCAAGGTCGGCGCGATCGGCCGGATTCCGGCGCTGCTGGCGCATCGTTTCCCGGCCGCCATCATCAAGGTCGATCCCGTCCGCGGCGTTCCGCTGCGCGACGCGGACGGCCTGTGCATCGCTTGCGCCCGCGGCGAGGTCGGCGAGGCCATAGGGCGCATCGGCACGGCGGACGAAGGCGGCGGCCGCTTCGAAGGCTATACGGACGCGGCCGAGACCGACAAGAAGATCCTCCGCGACGTGCAGGCGAAGGGCGACGCCTGGTTTCGCACCGGGGATCTGATGCGGCTCGACGAGCAGGGCTTCTTCCATTTCGTCGACCGCGTCGGCGACACCTTCCGCTGGAAGGGCGAGAATGTCGCGACATCGGAAGTGACCGACGCGATCCGTGATTGTCCGGGTGTCGTCGACGCCACCGTCTATGGTGTGTCGGTGCCGGGCACCGACGGCCGCGCCGGCATGGCTGCCATCGTCATCGACGATCGCTTCGATCTCGGCGCGCTGCCCGGCCACCTGTCGCGGCGCCTGCCTGACTATGCGCATCCGTTGCTTGTGCGGATCAGCGATGAGCTCGATGCCACCGAAACCTTCAAGCAGAAGAAGCACCAGCTCGCGCGCGAGGGATTCGATCTGCGCGCGATCGGCGATGCCATGTTCTTCCGCGACCCGGAAACGGGCGCCTATCGTCCGATCGACGCGGCAGCCCACAAGCGCATCGTCGACGGCGCGATCCGGTTCTGA